From the Paenibacillus tianjinensis genome, the window CATCGCTCGTCCGACCGATACTGAATGTGCCCGAATCGATGGAGATCAGCCATACGTTGCGGCTGATGCAGAAGAACAAGGCCCAGCTGACACTGGTGGTCGATGAATACGGCGGTACGGCCGGTTTGTTGACCGCTGAGGAAATCCTTGAAGAAATTGTAGGCGATCTGCATGATGAGTTCGAGGATGAGCGTCCTAGCGTTGAACGCAACGGCGAATATATCTCTGTCGAAGGCCGGATGCTGATCGAAGATGTCAACGATCTGACTGGCGTTATTATCGAAGACGATGAGGTGGATTCTATCGGCGGCTGGCTGTTTAAGGAGCTGGAGGGCAATCCGTCCAAGGGTAAAAAGGTCGTTGTCGGTGATGTTACCTTTGAGGTGGAGGAATCGACCCGACTGCGGATCACCAGAATCAACATCCACCGCGAGAAGGCGCCGGAATCTGAGGAACCCGGCTCTGAAAGTGATGAGGATCAGGAGTAAGCGCATTATCAATGGGCCCGGACAATATTATAAACCGCACTGCTGTATATGGCTGCCGGCCAGATGCAGCAGTGCGGTTTTTTTTTGCTGGGGCGTTCTGTTTCCTCCAGGGAGCGTCATAAAGTAGTTACGAAGTGATAAACGTCCATAATAAGGAAATTCATGGAGGAGGGTGTACCTATTGAACTCCCAGGAGCGTGTATGGGCAACGTATAGAGGGCCGTTTGATCCTTGCCCGCCGGTGCCGTTTAAGACGTATGTTGTGCCGCCCAACCAATTTATTCATTTTCAGCCTCCGGGACTGCCGCAGTTTCCGCTATCTGAGGCGC encodes:
- a CDS encoding spore coat associated protein CotJA; translation: MNSQERVWATYRGPFDPCPPVPFKTYVVPPNQFIHFQPPGLPQFPLSEALKAGTLWPALFSPYESKAGKGRV